Part of the Paludisphaera borealis genome, GTTCTATTATGTTGAACGATTCGCCGTCCACGCGTCGAGGCTTCACGCTCATCGAGCTGCTGGTCGTGATCGCGATCATCGCCGTGTTGATCGCCTTGTTGCTGCCGGCCGTGCAGTCGGCTCGCGAGGCGGCTCGCCGCGCCCAGTGCGTGAACAACCTGAAGCAACTGGCGTTGGCGGCGAACAATTACGAGTCGGCGTTCGGCTCGCTGCCGCCGGCCATGCTCACCAATCGGATCGGGACGACGACCCACTCGAACCACATCGGCCCCAGCGCGTTCGTGTACATGGCTCCCTACTACGAGCAGTCGGCCCTCGCCAACTCGTACAATTTCGACATGGCGATCTTCGCCGGCGCCAACGCCACGGTGGGGAACATCGCCCTCTCCGCGCTCTGGTGCCCGAGCGACGGGGCGATCAACAAGGCTCAATTGTTGGACGCCGACTGGTATCTCGACCAGCCCCCGGGAGACTTCTACAACCACGCGTCGAGTTACGTCGGCTGCGAGGGGATGTGGCCGGTCCGCCTGCGTCCTTGGATCGGTGGAGGCGCGCAGAAGAACGGCGCGATCTCCACGACCGAGTCGAGGACGGCCAACGGCGTCATGCGGTCCAAGCACGCGACCCGACTTGCCGAGGTGACGGACGGGACGAGCAACACGTTTCTGTTCAGCGAGCACGCCAAGGCGATCTTCTCCGACG contains:
- a CDS encoding DUF1559 domain-containing protein, yielding MLNDSPSTRRGFTLIELLVVIAIIAVLIALLLPAVQSAREAARRAQCVNNLKQLALAANNYESAFGSLPPAMLTNRIGTTTHSNHIGPSAFVYMAPYYEQSALANSYNFDMAIFAGANATVGNIALSALWCPSDGAINKAQLLDADWYLDQPPGDFYNHASSYVGCEGMWPVRLRPWIGGGAQKNGAISTTESRTANGVMRSKHATRLAEVTDGTSNTFLFSEHAKAIFSDATIQLDPWTFGFYWQSGYYTNTLFDAMYPPNAHRKYAGNLAYPSGWWYVTVQAASSMHPGGANFAFCDGSVRFVKETIQSWAIDPSTSDPVGIAINPVEGYPMYSLGAAQPGVYQALSSRAGGEVVSADSY